The region CCTCGGCGAACTTTTTAGTTCGCTTCCTGTATCAATATTATTATATACTATCTCCGTATAAAAATCAAGTTTTGTGGTAGCCGCCAATAAAGCTTCTGGTTGGTGTAGATACCCACCCCTGCTGGGACAAGAAGTCCAAAAAATAAGCAGGTTTTACACCTGCCTTACAACATTACAATTAATGAATTTGAATATTCCCCCGTCGCTTTTGGGTCTTATCCTGCTTTGGCAAAGTTACTGTAAGAACACCGTCGTTGAATTTTGCGTCAATCTTATCTTCAATAACATTATCTACATAGATACTTCTTTGGAATTGGCCATATCGTCTTTCCTTGCGGACATAGCTTTCGTCTTTTACTTCCTGGGTTTCATCTCTTTTGGCAGAAATAGTTAAATATTGGTTTTCATAATGTAAAGTAATATCGCCTTTCTTAACCCCTGGCAGATCGGCTTCGACAATATATTCATTTTCGGTTTCCCGGAGGTCTAACCGAAAACCATTAGCCATATTTCCAAAGGGTATCAAAAAATCATCGTCAAAGAACCCATGCATAAGTTGGTTAAAATAGTCTCGTGTTGGTAAATTCTTACGAAATGGTACTAACCCAAACATAAAATTGTCTCCTTTCCTTTTATAATGTTTTATATATTTTTAGTATGGTATACTGCCGAATTTTTATTCCACATTAAATTAACCATAATGGGATTTATTGGGGAGGATAATCCATTCGTATTCAACAAAAATGCATATAACCGCCTCATTATCTAGAACAAGTCTACCTTGAAAAGCGCCGCGGCAGAAGATTGCCACGCTACGCTCGCAATGACCGGAAAGAATACTGTTCCTCTATCGTCATTGCGAACGTAGTGAAGCAATCTCCCTTTTATTCTTGTTGGTGTGTCTGATGGGCGCATGGTCTATCTCGCAATAGTCCTGTCATACTTTCATATCCCAGTGCAAATTATGTATGACTATGCAAATCACTAAGGGCCCTATTTTGGCCAAAACTTCCGCCATCCTAGAACAACTATTTTTACTTTTGTTATTGGTTATAGAGGTAAAACCGGTGCTCTTTCATTTAGCCCACGGCTTACTATCTACACCACGAAAGGCCAATACCTGCATTGGTCATCCTCATCGGGTTTTTTGTCTTGCTCATGCACATATTTGATGTTCCTCTAAACGAAGTCAAGTAAAAAAGAGGGAAGTTACTATTCTTTTGCCAGTTCCGGTTTCTTCTCTAATTTCACTAAATAGTAAGCACATAAAGCAACAACAACTACCGCTCCAATCATAAACGGCATTGTTAAAAACTTTTCAGGAAGGTTTTGGTATAAACCAACAAAACCGAAGAAAATAAAAATGGCGGCAGATATCCATTTAACCAATCGCTCGGGAATTCTTTTGCCAAGTGTTACGCCGATAATGATACCGATAGCGTTTGCAATCATCATGCCGACCGTTGTACCTAGCCACACGGGTATCACTGTATTAAATTTTGCCGCTAAAGCTACTGTAGCTAATTGGGTTTTATCTCCCATTTCAGCCATAAAAAACGCTATGGCAACTGTCCAAAACGGACTGTATTTAGCATTAGCACAGCTTTCGTCTAACTCATCTCCTCTTATTGTCCAAAGTCCAAAAATAATAAAAGAGACTGCTGCCGCAATTTGGATGTAGCTAATAGGAACAAACCGGGTTAGATAATTTCCGACCTCGACTGCAAACAAGTGATTTAATACTGTTGCTACAAAAACCCCCCATAAAACGGTTTGCCAACGATACCGGGTAGCAAAACACATGCCTAGTAACTGCGTTTTATCGCCCATTTCGGCTAATACAACAAAAATTAAGGATGTCAAAAATGCTTCCATAATAATCCTCCTTAAAGTTAAAATAAAAAACGAGACACATTTAGTATGACCAAAGTCATACTAAAGGTCTCGCTGTCGGAAACTCCAACGGCATAGCCAGGTACATTTGTACCAGTCTGTTGACTATCGCCTATAGCTACTCCCCTTTAGGATTTATGTCTTTTATTTTACAAAAATATTTTACAAATGTCAACAACGTTACGTAATAGTTGGCACTTATGTCTATAATCTGACGATAGCGTTTGGAGCAAGCCGATGATATTCAAGCGCCTCTTGATCGGTCATTTCCTCAAAATTTTTATAATAACTGCCTACAGCGGTAAATACATCGCGTTCGTCGACGCAAACAACCTGGACTTCTTCCTGCCGTAATTTATTTAGCACATCGGCAGGAGCTACCGGTACGGCAACAGTTAAGCTGGCAGGATTCCATTTCTTAAGCCATTTTACAGCTGCCAGCATGGTATAGCCGGTGGCAATGCCATCATCAACAATGATGATATCACGGCCTTTAATTTCGTAATTTTTAACAATGGCCGCCTCGTAAATTTTAGCCCGCTCGTTCAAGGCCTTGCGCGCTTCGGCTGCTAGTTTGTCAAAACGTTCTTGTTGCACACCAATCCCGGTAACATACTGGTTGTCGTGAATCAAGCTGCCGTCCGGCATGATAGCACCAATAGCCACTTCCGGATTTAACGGATGACCGATTTTTTTAGCGATAAGAATCGCCAGCTTAGCCTGGAATTTGCCGGCAATCGGGGATGCCACCGCCACCCCGCCGCGGGGAACTGCCAGTATATATGGATTTTTCAAGTTACGCGCGCCTAATTTTTCTGCCAAAAGTTGCCCGGCATGAGTACGGTCATTAAACATAACTCGCCCTCCTTAAATTCCTATGCTTATGATTTGTGGCTGCCGTAATTTTAATGCAAAGAAAAGGGCTGCTGCCAAATGGACAAATTTAGCAGCAGCGTCACTCAATGATTCTTATAACTTAAAATTCTGCACCAGGCGGTTAAGCTCACCCGCCATTTCCGCCAGTGACTCGGCGCCACGGCTAATTTCGTGCATACTTGCCGTTTGCTCCTCACTGGCAGTTGCCATGGTTTCTGTGCTAGCCAATGTTTGGTCAGCCACTTTATTTATAGTGTCAATACCTTTCACCATGTCTTGAGTACCTTTAGCCATGTCAACAATGGCGGCGTTTAGCGCCAGCAAGTTGGTCTGTCCAGGCAATACCGTTAATAAGATCAACAATACTAATGTTTGACAAAATACCTCCATCGGTAATTTGTCCGGTAAAGCAAAAAGACCTTGCAATCGCAAGGTCTTTTTTAATGGTGCCTCAGGGCAGAATCGAACTGCCGACACGAGGATTTTCAGTCCTCTGCTCTACCGACTGAGCTACCGAGGCGTATTGGCGACCCGGAAGGGACTTGAACCCTCGATCTCCGCCGTGACAGGGCGGCATGTTAACCACTACACCACCGGGCCATATTAACTGACAAATGTTATTATATATTACGCCCTATTATTAGTCAAGCGGCTATACATAAGTAATGTTGGATTTGTACCCCCACATGCAACTGAATATACATCGCAGCAAAATCGCATTCGTTAAGCTCCCCATGAATAACAAGCCAAAATTTGCAGACAGTTATAAATATTTTCTTTAAATGCTTATCGGCAATAAAGGGAAAGCCTGGTCCGTGCCGAATACACTTTGTAGATTGACACGGAGGCAGCTATGACGGTATTCACTCTGTTAGAACTAATAAGTACTTTATCATTCCTTGCGATGACAGCGTACCTAACAGGCCGCAGCCGGTTTATTATGCGCTGCGCGCGCCAACCTTTCCATCCTTTGAGCCAATTTCTTTTAATTGTATTGTTTGCGTTTTTCTCAATAACCGGTAATTATAGCACTATCCCGTGGGGTGAGCCGCTTATTACCACCCGGTTAACCGGTGTTTTATTGGCCGGAATCATCGGTGGTCCTATTTCCGGCTTTGGTGCCGGCCTTATCTGCAGCATATATTTGACCATGGCTGAACAACTAACTGCCGTTCCTGCGATTTATACAATTTTAGCAGGAACGCTGTCCGGTCTAGTCAGAATTCGCTTTCATTTCCATCAGCTAACTCCGCTTGCCGGAGCTTGTTTGGCGTTAACAGCCGAATTATCACAAATCTTGTTTATCACGCTATTTGCCAGTCCAACTGAGGTTGCCGCATTTAATAGTAAGGCTGCTGCCCTTACCACGGCCGTAAGTGTTGCCGGCGTATGGTTTTACTTGGTTATCATCAACTGGATTGAAGCTGAACAAGATATCTATGGCGCCAGGG is a window of Sporomusaceae bacterium ACPt DNA encoding:
- a CDS encoding Putative phosphoribosyl transferase; this translates as MFNDRTHAGQLLAEKLGARNLKNPYILAVPRGGVAVASPIAGKFQAKLAILIAKKIGHPLNPEVAIGAIMPDGSLIHDNQYVTGIGVQQERFDKLAAEARKALNERAKIYEAAIVKNYEIKGRDIIIVDDGIATGYTMLAAVKWLKKWNPASLTVAVPVAPADVLNKLRQEEVQVVCVDERDVFTAVGSYYKNFEEMTDQEALEYHRLAPNAIVRL
- the mneA gene encoding Putative manganese exporter encodes the protein MEAFLTSLIFVVLAEMGDKTQLLGMCFATRYRWQTVLWGVFVATVLNHLFAVEVGNYLTRFVPISYIQIAAAVSFIIFGLWTIRGDELDESCANAKYSPFWTVAIAFFMAEMGDKTQLATVALAAKFNTVIPVWLGTTVGMMIANAIGIIIGVTLGKRIPERLVKWISAAIFIFFGFVGLYQNLPEKFLTMPFMIGAVVVVALCAYYLVKLEKKPELAKE
- a CDS encoding 18 kDa heat shock protein, whose product is MFGLVPFRKNLPTRDYFNQLMHGFFDDDFLIPFGNMANGFRLDLRETENEYIVEADLPGVKKGDITLHYENQYLTISAKRDETQEVKDESYVRKERRYGQFQRSIYVDNVIEDKIDAKFNDGVLTVTLPKQDKTQKRRGNIQIH